A window of Chitinophaga sp. MM2321 contains these coding sequences:
- a CDS encoding RagB/SusD family nutrient uptake outer membrane protein translates to MKIRSSYYIFLIAGLLFTACQKGFLDQRPMDQISEPEFWKTTSDLEVYLNNFYASLPDWGSHNAGPYWVDNNSDNMAPGLFNTRLAGLTTLPNTDGGWGWSNIRSVNLFLEKAPQASGGTEKDHYMGEGYFFRAWYYFDLLQRFGNLPWIDKALTTNSEELYQERQSRSVIADHILEDLDKAISLLKDKESAPLFRINRSVALAFKSRVALFEGTWEKYHQGTAFGVEGANPAKYLEQAASAAKTLMDGRKFAIFNNGNPDKDYSLLFNQSDLSGNSEIIFWRKYKLGISSHNGQRYLAIIAGNTGITRSLVQSYLCTDGQPVAASPLYQGDNGLLNVVKNRDARLRQLIFVPGDPITIDYSGGGDTLSKFQKAAVNLGGDSRDVTGYQIKKGCYPDKTLQQGDFMSTTAPIIFRLGEVLLNYAEAKAELGVLTQADLDISINLLRDRAGMPHLLLTKIVADPNWDFPGLTGIVNEVRRERRVELACEGFRLNDLLRWKADQLIVNRRPKGAKFVPGDYPPNTSISLDAQGYLDPYKAALPNGYQFKPERDYLNPLPAYELSLNEKLMQNPGWPRK, encoded by the coding sequence ATGAAAATAAGGTCATCATACTATATCTTTTTAATAGCAGGATTATTATTTACGGCTTGCCAGAAAGGCTTCCTGGATCAACGTCCTATGGATCAGATCTCCGAACCTGAATTCTGGAAAACAACCAGCGACCTGGAAGTTTACCTGAATAATTTTTATGCTTCCCTGCCCGACTGGGGCTCCCATAATGCGGGACCATACTGGGTAGATAACAATAGTGATAATATGGCCCCTGGCCTGTTTAATACCAGGCTGGCGGGTTTAACAACACTCCCCAACACCGATGGTGGCTGGGGTTGGAGTAATATCCGTTCTGTTAATCTCTTTCTTGAAAAGGCCCCGCAGGCAAGTGGCGGCACAGAGAAAGATCATTACATGGGCGAAGGATATTTTTTCAGGGCCTGGTATTATTTTGATCTGTTGCAACGCTTCGGAAACCTTCCCTGGATCGACAAAGCACTGACCACTAATTCGGAAGAATTATACCAGGAAAGACAATCGAGAAGCGTCATTGCAGATCATATACTTGAAGATCTCGATAAGGCGATCAGTTTATTGAAAGACAAAGAGAGTGCGCCACTTTTTCGTATCAACCGTTCTGTTGCCCTGGCTTTCAAATCACGCGTGGCGCTTTTTGAAGGAACCTGGGAAAAATACCACCAGGGAACTGCTTTTGGTGTGGAAGGCGCCAACCCCGCAAAATACCTGGAACAAGCTGCCAGCGCAGCTAAAACGTTGATGGACGGTAGAAAATTCGCCATCTTCAATAATGGAAATCCTGATAAAGATTATTCCCTGTTATTTAATCAATCTGATTTGTCTGGCAACAGCGAGATTATTTTCTGGCGGAAATACAAGCTGGGTATATCATCTCATAACGGTCAGCGTTATCTGGCTATCATTGCGGGTAATACAGGCATTACCCGGTCGCTGGTGCAGAGCTACCTCTGTACAGACGGACAGCCTGTTGCAGCCAGTCCACTTTACCAGGGCGATAACGGATTATTAAACGTAGTAAAGAACCGGGATGCCAGACTGAGGCAACTGATTTTTGTACCCGGCGATCCGATTACGATTGATTACAGCGGTGGTGGTGATACCTTATCAAAATTTCAAAAAGCAGCCGTCAACCTCGGCGGCGATTCCAGGGATGTTACCGGTTACCAGATAAAGAAAGGGTGCTATCCCGATAAAACATTGCAACAGGGCGACTTCATGTCTACCACTGCACCGATCATCTTCCGGCTGGGCGAAGTATTACTGAATTATGCAGAAGCAAAAGCTGAATTGGGTGTATTAACCCAGGCCGACCTGGATATCAGCATCAATTTATTAAGAGACAGAGCCGGCATGCCGCATCTCCTGCTCACAAAAATAGTAGCTGATCCTAACTGGGACTTCCCCGGTTTAACAGGTATCGTGAATGAAGTACGCAGGGAAAGAAGAGTGGAATTAGCCTGTGAAGGATTCCGGCTCAATGACCTGTTACGCTGGAAAGCAGATCAGCTGATCGTGAACAGGCGCCCTAAAGGTGCGAAGTTCGTACCCGGCGATTATCCTCCCAACACCAGTATCAGCCTGGATGCTCAGGGATACCTTGATCCTTACAAGGCTGCATTGCCCAATGGATACCAGTTCAAGCCGGAAAGAGATTACCTGAATCCGCTTCCTGCGTATGAACTTTCATTGAATGAAAAGCTGATGCAGAATCCGGGCTGGCCAAGAAAAT